One window of the Sciurus carolinensis chromosome 8, mSciCar1.2, whole genome shotgun sequence genome contains the following:
- the LOC124990217 gene encoding protein FAM136A-like — MVKSVERKNIWKMRGLMFRLSASCCDDSQASMQQVHQCIEDDHEPLAQAQALVTNELEKFQDHLARCTIQCNYKAKDSTGAGRKELPVKRQQDSRVSECVDDHRHLIPTMTKKMKESLSSIGK; from the coding sequence ATGGTGAAAAGTGTGGAGAGGAAGAACATCTGGAAGATGCGGGGTCTCATGTTCAGGCTCAGCGCCAGCTGCTGTGACGACAGCCAGGCTTCCATGCAGCAGGTGCACCAGTGCATTGAGGATGACCATGAGCCTCTGGCTCAAGCCCAGGCCTTGGTGACCAATGAGTTGGAGAAGTTCCAGGACCATCTGGCCAGGTGTACCATTCAGTGCAACTACAAAGCCAAGGATTCAACAGGTGCTGGGCGTAAGGAGCTTCCGGTGAAGCGGCAGCAGGACAGTCGTGTGTCCGAGTGTGTGGATGACCACAGGCACCTCATCCCAACTATGACCAAGAAGATGAAAGAGTCTCTCTCATCCATTGGGAAATAA